Proteins encoded by one window of Primulina huaijiensis isolate GDHJ02 chromosome 1, ASM1229523v2, whole genome shotgun sequence:
- the LOC140987432 gene encoding uncharacterized protein, with the protein MDFKFLKCHLLRGSVVRLLVLRAFMLVLAVIILSLMQMSREIRVIEPMVSDVDECPLNLHSNPFFNAGDSSNFSFPPLMHSTICKESKNLTKIVFKELMQKNLLQSNARSLCVGEGSASSVSVLHELGYSDASGVDKHPFFSLFKRRFVYELDFEDDHFDFVYSGDLDRVSVPALLVLEIERVLRPGGVGAMLVGARKFYSGGLVRSATTVASFLKSSDVVHVCGVGPFTLVIFKKKFGNFASFEHFQLPAFCPSVAKNKPFMKYMEPLAHKNSRQFNLEQSYLPNFMNISSRNKLVYINVGAGEFAKSSIAKMSKPYCSNHHTAFDVFVIDHKMSVLSSFVTDPGITFIYHPALDGDSIAPEITPDEYLSAPMDEKGFDFILWFNETVSDGDFVVLMMNTKFMELNILVELFKTGAICRVDELFLHCADPADCKTTMCGDCKNLLKSLRKSGVYAHDWLGD; encoded by the coding sequence ATGGACTTCAAGTTCTTGAAATGCCATTTACTTCGGGGGTCAGTGGTGAGGCTTCTGGTGTTAAGGGCCTTTATGCTTGTACTGGCTGTGATTATTCTCTCTTTGATGCAAATGTCCCGTGAGATTCGGGTAATCGAGCCAATGGTTTCCGATGTTGATGAATGCCCTTTGAATTTGCACTCGAACCCTTTTTTTAATGCCGGAGATTCCTCGAATTTCTCATTTCCTCCATTGATGCATTCCACAATAtgcaaagaaagtaaaaacTTGACTAAAATTGTGTTTAAAGAGTTAATGCAGAAGAACTTGTTGCAATCAAATGCTAGATCATTATGCGTTGGAGAGGGATCTGCCTCCTCTGTATCGGTGTTGCACGAGCTGGGATATTCTGATGCTTCTGGGGTTGACAAGCACCCATTTTTCTCCCTTTTCAAGAGGAGATTTGTGTATGAGCTCGATTTTGAGGATGATCATTTCGACTTTGTGTACTCAGGAGATCTCGACAGGGTCTCAGTTCCTGCTCTCCTTGTGCTGGAGATTGAGCGTGTATTGCGTCCTGGAGGAGTTGGTGCGATGCTCGTTGGAGCTCGTAAGTTCTATTCAGGTGGCTTAGTAAGGTCTGCCACCACTGTTGCATCATTCTTGAAGAGCTCTGATGTTGTTCATGTTTGTGGTGTTGGACCCTTCACACTTGTGATATTTAAGAAGAAATTTGGAAACTTTGCTTCCTTTGAGCATTTTCAACTTCCAGCTTTTTGTCCTTCCGTTGCAAAAAACAAGCCCTTTATGAAGTATATGGAGCCTCTTGCCCATAAAAACTCAAGGCAGTTCAACCTGGAGCAATCTTATCTCCCCAACTTCATGAATATCTCCTCTAGAAACAAACTGGTTTATATTAATGTCGGTGCGGGAGAATTTGCTAAGTCAAGCATCGCCAAAATGTCGAAGCCGTATTGCTCTAACCACCACACTGCTTTTGACGTGTTTGTCATTGATCACAAAATGTCTGTTCTCTCGTCTTTTGTTACAGATCCTGGTATCACCTTTATCTATCATCCGGCCCTAGACGGCGATTCAATTGCACCAGAAATCACCCCTgatgaatatttgagtgctccgATGGATGAAAAAGGGTTTGACTTTATTCTCTGGTTCAATGAAACAGTATCAGATGGAGATTTCGTGGTCCTTATGATGAACACGAAGTTTATGGAGTTAAACATTCTTGTCGAACTATTCAAAACTGGAGCAATATGCCGTGTCGATGAACTCTTCCTCCACTGTGCAGATCCTGCAGACTGCAAAACAACCATGTGCGGAGACTGCAAGAACCTTTTGAAGAGTCTGAGGAAGAGTGGCGTATATGCCCATGATTGGTTGGGAGACTGA